Below is a genomic region from Streptomyces ferrugineus.
TGACCGGGCGCGGACGGGGACTGCCCCGCTCCTGGATCTTCCGGCGGCACATCCTGCGCAACGCGGCACTGCCGATCCTGACCGCGTCCGGCCTGACCGTGGCCGGGCTGGTGGCCGGTTCGGTGGTGGTCGAGCCCGCATTCGGCATCGACGGCGTCGGCTCGCTGCTGATCAAGAGCGTCTCGGCCAAGGACTATCCCGTGGTGACCGCGGTGAGCGCGCTGATCGTCACTGTCTTCGTCGTCGTCACCACGTTGCTGGACGCCGGTCAGCACCTGCTGGATCCGCGGTTGAGGAAAGGACGCTGACCGATGACCACGCTCACAGTTCCGCTCCGCCTGAGGAGCACCTGGCAGCGGAGTTTCGGTGACCCGCTGCTCCTGGTCTCGGCGGCATTGGCCACCGGTCTGGTGGTCCTGGCGGTGATCGGCCCCTGGATCGCGCCCTACGACCCGGCGGCCACCGACGTCCTCGCCGCAAGCCAAGGCCCCAGCGGTACGCACCTGTTCGGTACCGACTCACTGGGCCGCGACATCTTCTCCCGGGCCCTGACGGGAGCCCGGCTGAGCTTCGCCGGACCGGGCATCATCGTGCTGGGCAGTGCCGGCCTCGGCACGCTGCTGGCGCTCGCGGCGGCCTGGCACGGCGGCTGGGTCGACCGGTTGCTGAACCGGGCGCTGACCCTGCTGTTCGCGATTCCCGGCGTCCTGGTGGCCGTCATCGCGGCGGCCGTGTTCGGCGCCGGTTTCTGGGCACCGGTCCTGGCCCTGACCCTGGTCTACACGCCGTACGTGGCCCGGGTGGTGCGCAGCGTCGCGGTACGGCAGCGGCAGTTGCCCTACATCGAGGCATTGCAGCTGGCCGGTCTTTCGACGTGGCGGATCTGCGCCCGGCACCTGCTGCCCAACGTCGCGCCGATCGTGCTGGCCCAGGCGACGATCGGCTTCGGGTCCGCGTTGGTCGACTTCGGCGCGGTGTCGTTCCTGGGCCTCGGCATCCAGCCGCCGGAGGCGGAGTGGGGACTGATGGTGGCCGACGGCCGGTCCGAGGTACTGGACGGCGCCGTGCAGCAGAGCCTGGCGGCGGGACTGTGCATCATCGTCACCGTGGTGGCGTTCAACGTGCTGGGCGAGCGGCTCACCCAGCGGTTCGGAGGGACCCGATGACCACGGCACCACTGCTGGAACTGCAGGACGTCGGCATCACGACCGGCGACCGCAGGAATCGGCGCACGCTGGTCCGCGGCGTGGATCTGACCGTGGCGGCCGGCGAGACCGTGGGGCTGGTCGGCGAGTCAGGATCGGGCAAGTCGATGCTGGTCAAGGCTGCGATGCGGCTGCTGCCCCGGCACGCCACGGCAACCGGGCGGATCGACTTCGAGGGACGTTCGGTGCTCGGTTTCTCGCACCGCGAGCTCACCGCCCACCGCTCCCGCGACGTCGCGCTCATCCACCAGGACCCGCGCGCCCACACCAACCCAATGCGCACCATCGGCGACTTCCTCGTCGAGGGCGTCGTGGCCGGCAGGCTGCTCGGCCCGCGGGAGGCCCGGCGACGCGCCTGCGAGCTCATGGCGGGCATCGGCATCACCGACCCCGAGCACCGTCTGGCCCAGTACCCGCACCAGCTCTCCGGCGGCCTGCTGCAGCGGATGATGATCGTGGCGGCTCTGCTCCACTCCCCCAAGCTGGTCTTCGCGGACGAGCCGACCACAGCGCTGGACGTGACCGTGCAGTCGGAGGTGATGGCGATCCTCCAGGAGCAGATCCGCGAGCGGAACCTCGGCCTGCTGTTCATCTCCCACGACCTGGACCTGGCGGCCGCCGTCACCGACTCCCTGGCCGTGATGTACGCCGGGACGGTCGTCGAACGGGGAGCCACGGCGGAGGTCCACTCCCGTCCCCTGCACCCGTACACGGCGGGCCTGCTCGCCTGTCGTCCCAGCGCTACGGCGGTGACCCGACTCCAGCCGATTCCCGGCCGCCCGGTTTCGGCGTACGAGGCGGGCTCGGGCTGCGCGTTCGCCGCGCGCTGCCGTTTCGCCACCGAGGAATGCCGGAAGGACCGGCCACAACTGCGCACCGTGGAGGACCGGTTGGTCGCCTGCCATCGAGTGGAACACATCGGCGCCGAGCTTCCCCAGGCGGTGCACTCATGACCCCGGCATCGATCCCGGTCCCGGTTCCGGTCGCGGAGACCGGCCCCGCGCTCGTCGTGGAGGGACTGCGCAAGGAGTTCCCCGCCCGCTCGCGTGGCGGCAAGGCAGTCGTCGCCGTCGACGACGTCGGCTTCACCCTGGAACGCGGGGGCTCACTGGCCGTCGTGGGCGAGTCCGGCTCGGGCAAGACCACCACCGCACGCATCGTCGCGGGACTGGAGCGGGCGACCAGTGGCACGGTCAGCGTCGCCGGAAGCAGCAGCGGCACTTCGCGCCCCGTGCAGATGGTCTTCCAGGATCCCTTCGCCTCTCTCGATCCACGCCAGCGCATCGGCGCCGGTCTGACGGAGCTGCTCCGCGTGCGCATCGGACTCTCGCGCGCCGCGGCCGGGGAACGGGCGGTGGGCCTGCTGGCCGAGGTCGGACTCGACGAGCAGCACGCGGCACGGCTCCCCCGCGACCTGTCCGGCGGTCAGCGGCAACGCGTCGCCATCGCCCGGGCCCTGGCCCTGGAACCGGAGATCCTGATCCTCGACGAGGCCGTCGCCGCCCTGGACGTCAGCGTGCAGGCACAGGTACTGAACCTGCTCTCCGACATCCGCGAACGCACCACCGTGGCCTTCCTGTTCGTCTCGCACGACCTGGCGGTGGTCCGCCAGGTCACCGACCACTGCCTGGTCATGCGGGGCGGACGCGTGGTCGAACAGGGGCGCACCGCCGACGTACTGGACCATCCCCAGGACCCGTACACCCAGGAGCTGCTGGACGCGGTCCCCCGGCCCGGCTGGCACCCCCGGCGGCGCAGAGCCTGACCCCGGTCCGCCCGCATCCGGGCGGACGCACACCCTCGTAGTAAAGCATTCGCTACACAAAGGAGCCGATCATGGGCATCCTCTCCACCGAGGGAGCCACAACCCTGACCGTCCCCCACCCCTCCCAGGCCCCGGCCCTGCTGGGCGGGACGTTCACGACCCCCTGGTTCGTCGTCGACGACGACCGCACGAAGGACTTCGAGAAGGCGTCGTACCACGACGAGTACCCGCACGCCTACGAGGGCGAGGACGGGTACGGTGAAGGCCTGGTGGAGGGCTTCCACCTGCTCAGCCTGCTCGACGTGCTGTGCAACCACTCCGTGTGGTCCGAGGGCCCGTGGATCGCCTGGAACTACGGACTCGACAACGTCCGCTTCGTCTCGGTCGTCCGCACCACCGACCCGTTCCGCGTCCACGGCCACGTCCGCGAGGTCGTCGACCGAGGCGAACAGGGCCACCTCGTCGTCACCGACCTGCGCGCCGAGGTCAGGGGCCGGGAGCGGCCCGGATTCGTCGCGACGCAGCGCGCCCTGTGGTCCACCGTCTGAACCGCCGTAGAGAGGCCGAAAGCATGGAACTGAACGCACACCAGCGGTATTTGATGGAGAAGACCATTCCCGAGGCACTGGACTACGCCGCCGAGCAGTGGCCGGACCACCTCGCGCTCACCCACATCGAGGGCGGCGGGCCCACGCTGACGTGGGCGGAACTGCGCGAGCGGATCAGCCGGGTGCGCACCGGCCTCGAACGCCTCGGTGTCACGCCCGGCGAGAAGGTCGGGATCATGCTGGGCAACCAGGTGGAGTTCCCGCTGACCTGGCTCGCGGTCATCGAAGCCGGCGCGGTCGCCGTGCCGATGAACCCCAAGTACACGCCGCGGGAGATCGAGTTCGTCCTGAGCGACGCGGGCGCCCGGTGGCTCGTCGCCGCCGACGACGTGGTCACCGGCACACTCGCCGATGACCGCATCGGTCCGGTACCGGGCGAACGGATCGTCGCCGTGGGCGAACCGGTCGCCGGCGTGCACGACTTCGCCGCACTGACCGCGCTCGCACCGACGCCGCGCACCCACCGGGCCGATCCTGGCGAAGTGGTCAACATCCAGTTCACGTCCGGCACGACCGGGCTGCCCAAGGGGTGCCTGCTCACCCACACCTACTGGATCCAGATCGGGGTCTATGGCGCGGCGCTCGGCGACGCGCAGCGGATCCTCGCGGACCACCCCTTCTACTACATGCAGAACCAGGCCTACCTGATGATGGCGCTGGCCGGCGGAGGGGGCCTGTACGTCACCGCGGGACTGAGCCGGCGCAAGTTCATGAACTGGCTCGTCGAGCACCGGATCGACATGGCGTGGATCGACGAGGGCATGCTCGACTTCCCCGAGAGCGACGCCGACCGGCAACTCGCCCTGAAGAAGGCACCGGTATCCGCCCTGCCGCCGTCCCTGCACAAGCCCCTGGAGCGGCGCTTCGGGCTGCGGGCGCGCGAGGTGTACGCCAGCACGGAGGTCGGCAACGGCACCTACGTCCCCTACGACCGCACCGACACCGTCGGCACC
It encodes:
- a CDS encoding ABC transporter permease, which encodes MTTLTVPLRLRSTWQRSFGDPLLLVSAALATGLVVLAVIGPWIAPYDPAATDVLAASQGPSGTHLFGTDSLGRDIFSRALTGARLSFAGPGIIVLGSAGLGTLLALAAAWHGGWVDRLLNRALTLLFAIPGVLVAVIAAAVFGAGFWAPVLALTLVYTPYVARVVRSVAVRQRQLPYIEALQLAGLSTWRICARHLLPNVAPIVLAQATIGFGSALVDFGAVSFLGLGIQPPEAEWGLMVADGRSEVLDGAVQQSLAAGLCIIVTVVAFNVLGERLTQRFGGTR
- a CDS encoding ABC transporter ATP-binding protein gives rise to the protein MTTAPLLELQDVGITTGDRRNRRTLVRGVDLTVAAGETVGLVGESGSGKSMLVKAAMRLLPRHATATGRIDFEGRSVLGFSHRELTAHRSRDVALIHQDPRAHTNPMRTIGDFLVEGVVAGRLLGPREARRRACELMAGIGITDPEHRLAQYPHQLSGGLLQRMMIVAALLHSPKLVFADEPTTALDVTVQSEVMAILQEQIRERNLGLLFISHDLDLAAAVTDSLAVMYAGTVVERGATAEVHSRPLHPYTAGLLACRPSATAVTRLQPIPGRPVSAYEAGSGCAFAARCRFATEECRKDRPQLRTVEDRLVACHRVEHIGAELPQAVHS
- a CDS encoding ABC transporter ATP-binding protein gives rise to the protein MTPASIPVPVPVAETGPALVVEGLRKEFPARSRGGKAVVAVDDVGFTLERGGSLAVVGESGSGKTTTARIVAGLERATSGTVSVAGSSSGTSRPVQMVFQDPFASLDPRQRIGAGLTELLRVRIGLSRAAAGERAVGLLAEVGLDEQHAARLPRDLSGGQRQRVAIARALALEPEILILDEAVAALDVSVQAQVLNLLSDIRERTTVAFLFVSHDLAVVRQVTDHCLVMRGGRVVEQGRTADVLDHPQDPYTQELLDAVPRPGWHPRRRRA
- a CDS encoding hotdog family protein, with the translated sequence MGILSTEGATTLTVPHPSQAPALLGGTFTTPWFVVDDDRTKDFEKASYHDEYPHAYEGEDGYGEGLVEGFHLLSLLDVLCNHSVWSEGPWIAWNYGLDNVRFVSVVRTTDPFRVHGHVREVVDRGEQGHLVVTDLRAEVRGRERPGFVATQRALWSTV
- a CDS encoding class I adenylate-forming enzyme family protein is translated as MELNAHQRYLMEKTIPEALDYAAEQWPDHLALTHIEGGGPTLTWAELRERISRVRTGLERLGVTPGEKVGIMLGNQVEFPLTWLAVIEAGAVAVPMNPKYTPREIEFVLSDAGARWLVAADDVVTGTLADDRIGPVPGERIVAVGEPVAGVHDFAALTALAPTPRTHRADPGEVVNIQFTSGTTGLPKGCLLTHTYWIQIGVYGAALGDAQRILADHPFYYMQNQAYLMMALAGGGGLYVTAGLSRRKFMNWLVEHRIDMAWIDEGMLDFPESDADRQLALKKAPVSALPPSLHKPLERRFGLRAREVYASTEVGNGTYVPYDRTDTVGTGSMGWCFPQRESKVIDRSGAEVEPGRSGELCLRGPGMMLGYHNRPEANAELFLPGGWFRTGDIVRKDADGQHYYEGRVRDVIRRSGENIAAAEVELQIMALPEVDEVGVIPVPDTQRDEEVKAVVVLKPGASLTAQDIEAWCLQGLARFKVPRYVEFRDSLPHTASGKIAKAELRAEPHTDRVVDLRAS